The following are encoded together in the Arcticibacterium luteifluviistationis genome:
- a CDS encoding DEAD/DEAH box helicase, producing MSFEKLGLSQALLQAIDKKGYTQPSPIQEKAIPEVLNRRDVLASAQTGTGKTAGFTLPILQLLSEGEQPRKRTIRSLILTPTRELAAQIYDNVREYSEFLDIRSTVIFGGVNQNPQVRTLRQGVDILIATPGRLLDLHNQKALSLSNVEILVLDEADRMLDMGFLRDIKKIMALLPSKRQNLLFSATFSKEIKKMSGEFLRNPVLVEATPENTTAEKVDHMIYLADKGDKTALTIKLISEGNWTQVLVFTRTKHGANRLSEKLGKKGISSAAIHGNKTQNARTRALAGFKNGEIRVLVATDIAARGLDIPLLPYVINFELPNISEDYVHRIGRTGRAGASGNAISLVCIDEYEYLRGIEKLLNQKLPSEIIPGYEPVDKPEPKADKKQNNRRPNNRSSRDGNASGGRKNFRR from the coding sequence ATGTCATTTGAAAAATTAGGCTTGTCTCAAGCATTATTACAGGCCATTGATAAAAAAGGTTACACTCAACCTTCTCCAATTCAAGAAAAAGCAATTCCAGAAGTTTTAAATAGAAGAGACGTTTTAGCTTCGGCTCAAACAGGAACAGGAAAAACAGCAGGTTTTACTTTACCTATCTTACAATTACTCTCAGAAGGAGAGCAACCAAGAAAAAGAACTATTAGAAGTTTAATTCTAACACCTACTAGAGAATTAGCTGCTCAGATATACGATAACGTAAGAGAGTATAGTGAGTTTTTAGATATTAGGTCTACCGTGATTTTTGGTGGTGTAAACCAAAACCCACAAGTAAGAACTCTGAGACAAGGGGTTGATATTTTAATAGCCACACCAGGAAGGTTACTTGATTTACATAATCAAAAAGCACTCTCATTAAGTAATGTAGAGATTTTGGTTTTAGACGAGGCCGATAGAATGCTCGATATGGGTTTCTTGAGAGACATAAAAAAGATTATGGCTCTGTTGCCTTCTAAAAGACAGAACTTATTATTCTCCGCTACTTTTTCCAAAGAGATAAAGAAAATGTCAGGGGAGTTTTTGAGAAACCCTGTATTAGTAGAGGCTACGCCAGAAAACACCACTGCTGAAAAAGTAGATCACATGATATACTTAGCAGATAAGGGAGATAAAACTGCTTTAACTATCAAGTTGATTTCTGAAGGAAACTGGACACAGGTCTTAGTTTTTACTAGAACCAAGCATGGAGCTAACAGGCTAAGTGAAAAACTTGGTAAAAAAGGTATTTCTTCTGCCGCTATTCACGGTAATAAAACTCAAAATGCGAGAACCAGAGCTTTAGCAGGTTTTAAAAATGGAGAGATACGAGTTTTAGTCGCTACAGATATAGCTGCTCGTGGTTTGGATATTCCATTACTACCTTATGTTATCAATTTTGAGCTACCTAATATATCTGAAGATTATGTTCATAGAATAGGTAGGACTGGGCGTGCTGGTGCTAGCGGAAATGCTATCTCCTTAGTATGTATTGACGAATATGAATATTTACGAGGAATTGAGAAATTATTGAATCAAAAATTGCCTAGTGAAATTATACCAGGGTATGAACCTGTAGACAAGCCGGAACCCAAAGCGGATAAAAAACAGAACAATAGAAGACCGAATAACAGAAGTAGTAGAGATGGAAATGCTTCTGGTGGAAGAAAGAATTTTAGAAGATAA
- a CDS encoding DUF4407 domain-containing protein, with product MNENNSTKLDRFLWTLSGFKSSIISSCGIDKFHAKIISVLLIIVGLYAALAWTFFFQTFSESIYIPVLAGLFMGFFIIAFDRALISSLSSGKTNYFSLGFRFLLAILLGVFLSQPMILKFYQPEISREVEILADKKVAERKVELAALYKTELENLESQKATLQTQIDDTQNLLSAAESDFKIEMDGSGGTGKYGYSTVAKQKEKILRRYEQDFSSIRQANIPKIEAIQTQIDDFNNKVSNEIDLYQSENNVFGTLIQAEALEAIIDNDASGTLKFRFYLLSLILILIELSALIAKMLFKMESYKGKVSLIEMEEVKTIENEKEIILTKMDELKTLRLESEVALQKQYFEDAKEVNNSKLAEHLQSWKTDGEGTAKQYWNAFKDKLTLERNF from the coding sequence ATGAACGAAAACAACAGCACCAAGCTGGACAGATTCCTATGGACGCTATCTGGCTTTAAGTCTAGTATCATATCCTCTTGTGGTATTGACAAATTTCACGCAAAAATAATTAGCGTACTCCTTATCATTGTTGGCCTATATGCCGCTCTTGCTTGGACCTTCTTTTTCCAAACCTTTAGCGAAAGTATTTATATCCCTGTTTTGGCAGGACTTTTCATGGGTTTCTTTATCATTGCTTTTGATAGAGCCCTTATTTCCTCTTTATCTTCAGGTAAAACAAACTACTTCTCACTAGGCTTCCGATTTCTGCTAGCCATTTTATTAGGAGTGTTTTTATCCCAACCAATGATTTTAAAGTTTTACCAACCCGAAATAAGCCGTGAGGTGGAAATACTGGCAGATAAAAAAGTAGCCGAAAGAAAAGTAGAACTAGCAGCCCTTTACAAAACAGAGTTAGAAAACCTAGAGAGCCAAAAAGCTACCCTCCAAACTCAAATAGACGATACGCAAAACCTCCTCTCTGCTGCCGAAAGTGATTTCAAAATAGAAATGGATGGCTCTGGTGGCACAGGAAAATACGGATATAGTACTGTAGCTAAGCAAAAAGAGAAGATATTAAGACGCTATGAGCAAGACTTCAGCAGTATAAGGCAAGCTAACATCCCTAAAATAGAAGCTATTCAAACGCAAATAGATGATTTCAATAATAAGGTGTCAAATGAAATAGACCTTTATCAAAGCGAGAATAATGTTTTCGGAACATTGATTCAGGCTGAAGCATTAGAAGCTATAATTGACAATGACGCCTCCGGTACTTTGAAATTTCGTTTCTACCTACTCTCACTCATTCTAATTTTAATTGAACTCTCTGCCCTTATTGCTAAAATGCTTTTTAAAATGGAAAGCTATAAAGGAAAGGTGAGCTTGATAGAAATGGAAGAAGTTAAAACCATAGAGAACGAAAAGGAAATTATTTTGACCAAAATGGATGAGCTTAAAACCTTAAGACTAGAAAGCGAAGTGGCTCTGCAAAAGCAATACTTTGAGGATGCCAAAGAGGTAAATAATTCAAAACTGGCTGAACACCTTCAATCATGGAAAACTGACGGCGAAGGCACCGCAAAACAGTATTGGAACGCCTTTAAGGATAAATTAACTTTGGAAAGAAATTTTTAG
- the bla gene encoding subclass B1 metallo-beta-lactamase, whose amino-acid sequence MYRLFLLFFASLVFTSYIPISDSYKSENLEIEKLTENTYVHTSFFPYKGSKVRCNGLVYVKNGEAFIIDSPTENVSSEELIDWLENEKHLKVVGVVGTHFHADCLGGLEVFMERNIPSYSTELTKELAVGEEMPQAEHTFKTKKYFMGKSLMLKYFGPGHTKDNIIAYIPSEKVLFGGCLIKEVGASEGYTGDAVVNEWSNTVRKIKGKLPEAEYIVPGHGKSGDVSLLDYTIELFDK is encoded by the coding sequence ATGTACAGATTGTTTCTCTTGTTCTTTGCCTCTTTAGTGTTCACTAGCTATATTCCCATCTCAGATTCTTATAAATCAGAGAACTTGGAAATTGAAAAGCTTACAGAGAACACCTACGTACATACTTCTTTCTTTCCATATAAAGGAAGTAAAGTAAGATGTAATGGTTTGGTATATGTAAAAAATGGAGAGGCTTTCATCATTGATTCGCCTACAGAAAATGTTTCTTCCGAAGAACTGATAGACTGGCTTGAAAACGAAAAACACTTAAAAGTGGTGGGTGTGGTAGGCACACACTTTCATGCAGACTGCTTAGGCGGATTAGAAGTGTTTATGGAGCGTAACATTCCCTCCTACTCTACAGAATTGACTAAAGAACTAGCGGTGGGTGAAGAAATGCCACAAGCCGAGCATACTTTTAAAACCAAAAAGTACTTCATGGGTAAAAGCTTAATGTTAAAGTATTTTGGCCCAGGGCATACCAAAGATAACATCATAGCCTACATTCCTTCTGAAAAAGTCCTTTTTGGCGGATGCCTAATAAAAGAAGTGGGAGCTTCTGAAGGATACACCGGAGATGCTGTAGTAAACGAATGGTCAAACACGGTGAGAAAAATTAAGGGTAAACTTCCTGAAGCAGAATACATAGTACCCGGACATGGTAAGTCTGGCGATGTTAGCCTTTTAGATTACACCATTGAACTTTTTGATAAATAA
- a CDS encoding aldo/keto reductase — MQKVYLSDSGPKVSKAIYSFWRWENEKMSDPKRAEEIINLCLDLGINTFDFGDTSEKLETEKIVNSVLSGKGLERKDIVIFAKCGIRELSSGKPYFDNSKSYLLDSVDKFLNDLQTDYLDIFLLNGFDYTANPEETALVLQQIIHTKKAKHIGIANFTGDQHRLLAKHLSVPIVTSHIELNLLDTSPIRDGRIDFIKEQYAKPLVWSPLAGGEILEGGSEQAIRLRKSLKEVAKRHDANLEQIAVAWLISLGVLPIIGSLNLERIKNVATATDIVLSKEDWYDIYYASLTK; from the coding sequence ATGCAAAAAGTATATTTGAGCGATAGTGGTCCTAAAGTTTCTAAGGCTATTTACAGTTTTTGGAGATGGGAAAATGAGAAGATGTCTGACCCTAAAAGGGCGGAAGAGATTATCAACTTATGCCTAGATTTAGGTATTAACACTTTTGATTTTGGTGATACTTCTGAGAAACTAGAAACAGAGAAGATTGTAAATTCTGTTTTAAGTGGCAAAGGGTTAGAGCGTAAGGATATTGTAATTTTCGCAAAATGCGGTATAAGAGAATTAAGCTCGGGTAAACCATATTTTGACAATTCAAAAAGCTATTTATTAGATTCTGTAGATAAGTTTTTAAACGATTTACAAACGGATTATCTAGATATCTTTCTGCTAAATGGTTTTGACTATACTGCTAATCCAGAAGAAACAGCTTTGGTCTTGCAGCAAATTATTCATACTAAAAAGGCAAAACACATTGGTATAGCCAATTTTACAGGCGACCAGCATAGGTTATTGGCAAAGCACCTGAGTGTACCTATAGTAACCAGTCATATAGAATTAAACCTTTTAGATACTAGCCCAATTAGAGACGGGAGAATAGACTTTATCAAAGAGCAATATGCAAAACCTTTGGTGTGGTCGCCATTGGCTGGTGGAGAAATACTAGAAGGTGGTTCTGAACAAGCTATCAGATTAAGAAAGAGTTTAAAAGAAGTGGCCAAAAGGCATGATGCTAATTTGGAGCAAATAGCTGTGGCATGGCTTATAAGTTTAGGCGTATTGCCAATTATTGGCTCGCTAAACCTTGAAAGGATTAAGAATGTGGCTACCGCTACAGATATAGTTCTTTCAAAAGAAGATTGGTATGATATCTATTATGCTTCATTAACTAAGTAA
- a CDS encoding YgaP family membrane protein, whose protein sequence is MTKNMGNTDKMVRIGVALVIALLYWQNIISGTLALVLIAVSVIFLLTSTASFCPIYKVLGISSRKTKAKK, encoded by the coding sequence ATGACAAAGAATATGGGAAATACGGACAAGATGGTCAGAATAGGTGTAGCCTTGGTGATTGCTTTACTGTATTGGCAAAACATCATCAGTGGTACCTTGGCTTTAGTGTTAATTGCGGTTTCTGTCATTTTTCTACTGACCAGCACCGCGAGCTTTTGTCCTATTTATAAGGTCTTGGGAATCAGTAGTCGTAAGACAAAGGCAAAAAAATAA
- the ychF gene encoding redox-regulated ATPase YchF, with protein sequence MALKVGIVGLPNVGKSTLFNAVSTSAKAQASNYRFCTIEPNEALVDVPDERLVKLEELVNPNKVIPTQIEVVDIAGLVKGASQGEGLGNKFLGNIREVDAIIHVIRCFEDENVLRDEGAINPVSDKEIIDYELQLKDLESIEKKVKRIGKMARVGGDAKMKFELDVVEKCEAWLKQGKNVRELELSKEELPAIADMFLLTVKPTLYVANVDEASMHTGNKFSETLQKVADAEGAQMIVLCNNIEADISEMEDPDDKAMFFEDYGMKEAGLDKLLRSAYTLLNLKTYFTAGVQEVRAWTIQEGWTAPQAAGVIHTDFERGFIKAEVMSYADFTKYGSEQACREVGRLRIEGKEYIVKDGDLMHFRFNV encoded by the coding sequence ATGGCTTTAAAAGTAGGAATTGTTGGCTTACCGAATGTTGGAAAATCAACACTTTTCAATGCAGTTTCCACCAGTGCAAAAGCTCAAGCGAGCAATTACCGTTTCTGTACTATTGAGCCTAACGAGGCCTTAGTGGACGTACCAGACGAAAGACTAGTTAAACTAGAGGAATTGGTAAACCCAAATAAAGTAATCCCTACGCAAATTGAGGTAGTAGATATTGCTGGATTAGTAAAAGGAGCTAGCCAAGGCGAAGGTCTTGGAAACAAATTCCTTGGTAATATTAGAGAAGTGGATGCCATCATTCATGTCATTAGATGTTTTGAAGACGAAAATGTTCTTAGAGACGAGGGAGCTATCAACCCTGTTTCTGATAAAGAAATAATTGACTACGAACTCCAATTGAAAGATTTGGAGAGTATTGAGAAGAAAGTCAAAAGAATAGGCAAAATGGCTCGTGTGGGTGGTGACGCCAAAATGAAATTTGAGCTTGACGTAGTAGAAAAATGCGAAGCCTGGCTTAAGCAAGGAAAAAATGTAAGAGAGCTAGAACTTAGCAAGGAAGAATTACCTGCCATAGCAGATATGTTTTTGCTTACTGTAAAACCTACGCTTTATGTAGCCAATGTAGATGAGGCCAGCATGCATACTGGAAATAAATTTTCAGAAACTTTACAAAAAGTAGCCGATGCTGAAGGTGCACAAATGATAGTGCTTTGTAATAACATTGAAGCCGATATTTCAGAAATGGAAGACCCGGATGATAAAGCAATGTTCTTTGAAGACTACGGCATGAAAGAAGCTGGTTTAGACAAATTACTAAGGTCTGCTTATACGCTTTTAAACTTAAAAACTTATTTCACAGCAGGTGTTCAGGAAGTAAGAGCCTGGACTATCCAAGAAGGCTGGACTGCCCCTCAAGCTGCTGGAGTAATCCATACAGATTTTGAGAGAGGTTTCATTAAAGCTGAAGTAATGAGTTATGCCGACTTCACTAAGTATGGTTCAGAACAAGCCTGTAGAGAAGTGGGCCGCCTGAGAATAGAAGGCAAAGAGTATATTGTGAAAGATGGTGACCTAATGCACTTCAGATTTAACGTTTAA
- a CDS encoding DUF4412 domain-containing protein, with amino-acid sequence MKKIFIFSLVIALAFSSAFSYAQILNPRRLGKKIADRAAQRAEQKAEDKLNEGVDKSVDKAFDSIFNSSKKTTESTPNTETKQNTPSTNSSSDEMSQEQAMGMLSGLLGGMGSTPPPLDSYSFSSSYVMNIKTKNSDGDFDMQNKYYFTQSGNYMGSKMIGGSSPGMTGDMNGLQAIIIDFDKECVYTFMEAEGKKNMIGMSMKAAGQMAEKIAAEENKNTTFTKTGETKTISGYTCDAYLITQGKDKNTIWISRSRVPVVSAYYKSFQKMASTGSTSLFKIDNTANAEMMKFALEGRAMLGMNSMSSDGEQVSMEVTDIKESDNYTIQTAGYENMMDFNKIMQDAQNQQNSSED; translated from the coding sequence ATGAAAAAGATATTTATATTTTCCTTAGTAATAGCCCTAGCATTTAGTAGTGCTTTTAGTTATGCTCAAATTTTGAACCCAAGAAGACTTGGTAAGAAAATAGCAGATAGAGCAGCCCAAAGAGCTGAACAGAAGGCCGAAGACAAACTAAATGAAGGTGTTGACAAAAGTGTAGACAAAGCATTTGATAGCATTTTTAATTCTTCAAAGAAAACTACAGAATCAACGCCAAACACCGAGACCAAACAAAATACACCTTCTACCAACTCCTCTTCTGATGAAATGTCTCAAGAGCAAGCCATGGGTATGCTAAGTGGATTATTAGGAGGGATGGGCTCTACTCCTCCACCGTTAGACAGTTACAGTTTTAGCTCTTCTTATGTAATGAATATTAAGACTAAAAACTCTGATGGCGATTTCGACATGCAAAATAAATACTACTTTACACAGAGTGGTAATTATATGGGTTCCAAAATGATTGGAGGTTCTAGCCCTGGAATGACAGGTGATATGAATGGCCTTCAAGCCATTATTATCGACTTTGATAAAGAGTGCGTGTATACTTTTATGGAGGCAGAAGGTAAGAAAAACATGATAGGCATGTCTATGAAAGCTGCCGGTCAAATGGCAGAAAAAATAGCCGCTGAAGAAAATAAAAATACCACTTTTACTAAAACAGGTGAGACGAAAACTATTTCAGGCTATACCTGTGACGCCTACCTGATCACTCAAGGAAAAGACAAAAATACCATTTGGATTAGTCGCTCACGGGTTCCAGTAGTTTCTGCATATTACAAATCATTTCAGAAAATGGCTTCTACCGGAAGCACAAGCTTATTCAAAATTGATAACACTGCAAATGCCGAGATGATGAAATTTGCCCTAGAAGGTAGAGCTATGCTCGGTATGAACAGTATGAGTTCAGACGGTGAACAGGTATCAATGGAAGTAACAGACATCAAAGAAAGTGATAATTACACTATCCAAACTGCTGGTTACGAAAACATGATGGATTTTAATAAAATCATGCAAGATGCTCAGAATCAGCAGAATTCATCTGAAGACTAA
- the aroQ gene encoding type II 3-dehydroquinate dehydratase, with amino-acid sequence MKKIIIINGPNLNLLGKREPEVYGNQTFDDYFKVLSERFSEVSLSHFQSNHEGVIIDKIHEIGFDYDGIIINAGGLTHTSVALADALSSVTTPAIEVHISNIHAREAFRHHSYLTSRCVGMICGLGLKGYELAIRHFF; translated from the coding sequence ATGAAGAAGATAATTATCATTAATGGACCTAACCTTAATCTTTTAGGAAAAAGAGAACCTGAGGTATATGGAAATCAGACATTTGATGATTATTTCAAAGTCCTTTCTGAACGTTTTTCTGAGGTTTCATTAAGTCACTTCCAAAGCAATCATGAAGGAGTTATTATTGACAAAATTCATGAGATAGGTTTTGATTATGACGGTATCATAATTAACGCGGGTGGTTTAACACACACCTCTGTAGCTTTGGCTGATGCACTTTCTTCTGTAACTACACCAGCCATAGAGGTTCATATTTCTAATATTCATGCTCGTGAAGCTTTCCGTCACCATTCATATCTAACTAGTAGGTGTGTAGGTATGATTTGTGGCTTAGGCCTAAAAGGCTATGAATTAGCAATAAGACATTTCTTTTAA
- a CDS encoding porin family protein, which produces MKKVAAVLALLLISSIGFSQSAFGVKGGVNLTHISTEAGSLKDNINESLDTKTGFVFGIWGRMGQKLYLQPEVLIATKGGEVEVRPAGGGPVQVIDVKYTNLDIPVLVGFKPAKFLRIMGGPVASLKLSEDKKLKDALTEYTTNTDEAFENTTWGYQVGLGVKLLGVELDLRKEGSLTDINALSFKNEDKFNQRASGWQLTLAFTIL; this is translated from the coding sequence ATGAAAAAAGTAGCAGCAGTATTGGCCTTATTATTAATTAGTTCGATAGGGTTCTCACAGTCAGCCTTTGGTGTTAAAGGAGGTGTCAATTTGACCCATATTTCAACAGAAGCAGGTTCCCTTAAAGACAATATCAACGAGAGCCTTGATACCAAAACAGGTTTTGTTTTTGGTATTTGGGGACGGATGGGACAAAAATTATATTTACAACCAGAGGTCTTAATAGCTACTAAGGGTGGCGAAGTAGAGGTAAGGCCTGCTGGAGGTGGACCAGTACAGGTAATTGATGTTAAATACACAAATCTTGATATTCCTGTTTTAGTAGGTTTTAAGCCAGCTAAATTTTTAAGAATCATGGGCGGTCCAGTAGCCTCGCTTAAGCTTTCAGAAGACAAAAAGCTTAAAGATGCGTTAACAGAATACACTACCAATACAGATGAAGCTTTTGAAAATACTACATGGGGCTATCAAGTGGGGCTGGGAGTAAAGCTACTAGGCGTAGAGTTAGATTTGAGAAAAGAAGGTAGTTTGACAGATATAAATGCTTTAAGTTTTAAAAATGAAGATAAGTTTAACCAAAGAGCTAGTGGATGGCAACTTACTTTAGCTTTCACTATTCTGTAA
- the radA gene encoding DNA repair protein RadA translates to MAKQKTAYFCQKCGYNSPKWLGKCPSCLEWNSLVEELITKDEPEKGNWRFGSQNAKPKSKPKKINDIHTTEQYRIITDDNELNRVLGGGLVPGSLTLIGGEPGIGKSTLMLQIALSLKDYNVLYISGEESEQQLKMRATRLKFENDRCYILTETATDSIFKHIEMLEPDVVIVDSIQTMVSPLIESGAGSVSQIKECAAEFMTFAKESDVPVIMIGHITKEGSLAGPKVLEHMVDTVLQFEGDRYMAYRILRTTKNRFGSTSELGIYEMQTDGLREVSNPSEILLSERASEISGISIASMMEGNRSLNIEIQSLVSTANYGTPQRSSNGFDGRRLQMLLAVLEKRGGFRLGTQDVFLNVAGGLKVEDPAIDLAVCVSVASSYEDLAVSQSYCFAAEVGLGGEIRAISRIEARISEAEKLGFKRIYISQNNMKGLDKAKFGIDIIASEKLEDVFRDLFG, encoded by the coding sequence ATGGCAAAACAAAAAACTGCTTACTTCTGTCAAAAATGCGGTTATAACTCTCCAAAATGGCTAGGAAAATGTCCATCATGTTTAGAGTGGAATTCCCTTGTAGAAGAATTAATTACAAAAGACGAACCAGAAAAAGGGAATTGGCGATTTGGAAGTCAAAATGCTAAACCAAAATCAAAGCCGAAGAAAATAAATGACATTCACACTACAGAGCAATATCGAATAATAACGGATGATAATGAGCTTAATAGAGTTCTAGGCGGTGGATTAGTGCCAGGTTCGCTTACGCTTATCGGAGGTGAGCCGGGGATAGGAAAATCAACCCTTATGCTTCAGATAGCTCTCAGCCTTAAAGATTATAATGTGCTGTATATTTCTGGAGAAGAGAGCGAACAGCAGTTAAAAATGAGAGCCACTAGGCTTAAATTTGAAAACGATAGATGCTATATTTTAACAGAAACAGCCACTGACTCTATATTTAAACATATAGAGATGCTAGAACCTGATGTGGTGATAGTAGACTCTATCCAAACCATGGTTTCGCCACTGATAGAGTCTGGAGCAGGTTCTGTATCTCAAATAAAAGAATGTGCTGCCGAGTTTATGACTTTTGCAAAAGAGTCTGACGTTCCTGTGATTATGATAGGCCACATTACCAAAGAAGGTAGTTTGGCAGGACCTAAAGTATTGGAGCACATGGTGGATACGGTATTGCAGTTTGAAGGCGACCGTTACATGGCCTATAGAATTTTAAGAACTACCAAAAACAGATTTGGAAGCACTTCGGAATTGGGTATTTACGAAATGCAAACTGATGGGCTGAGGGAAGTTAGTAACCCTTCAGAAATACTTTTATCTGAAAGAGCAAGTGAAATTAGCGGAATCAGTATAGCCTCTATGATGGAGGGAAACCGCTCTTTAAACATAGAAATCCAATCATTGGTAAGTACTGCCAATTATGGCACGCCGCAGCGTTCTAGTAATGGTTTTGACGGCAGAAGGCTTCAAATGCTATTGGCCGTTTTGGAAAAAAGAGGTGGTTTTAGGTTAGGAACACAAGACGTTTTCTTGAATGTGGCTGGTGGATTGAAAGTTGAAGACCCCGCCATTGACCTAGCGGTGTGCGTTAGCGTAGCTTCTTCTTATGAAGATTTGGCGGTGAGCCAGTCATACTGTTTTGCTGCTGAGGTAGGTTTAGGTGGAGAAATACGAGCCATTAGCCGCATAGAAGCTAGAATATCAGAAGCCGAGAAATTAGGTTTCAAAAGAATCTACATTTCGCAGAATAATATGAAAGGTCTTGATAAAGCTAAATTCGGAATTGACATAATAGCTTCAGAGAAACTTGAAGATGTTTTTCGTGACCTTTTTGGCTAA